One genomic segment of Nonomuraea coxensis DSM 45129 includes these proteins:
- the urtD gene encoding urea ABC transporter ATP-binding protein UrtD yields MLELRDVRVEFDGYRALDGVDLTVPEGELRFLIGPNGAGKTTLIDVVTGLTRPVAGSVRFAGHDLVGRKEHQIVRLGVGRTFQTSVVFEELTVLENLDLAAGFRRPLWSLARRRRGVSDAVAEALARTGLEELAERSAGVLSHGQRQWLEIGMLLAQRPRLLLLDEPVAGMSGDERERTGRLLTEIAADHTVIVVEHDMEFLRRHASTVTVLHEGKVLVEGSVEQVSADPRVQEVYLGRRPSDAAVGERS; encoded by the coding sequence CTCGAACTGCGTGACGTGCGGGTGGAGTTCGACGGCTACCGGGCGCTCGACGGCGTGGACCTGACCGTCCCGGAAGGCGAGCTGCGCTTCCTCATCGGGCCGAACGGCGCGGGCAAGACCACGCTGATCGACGTGGTCACCGGGCTGACCCGGCCGGTCGCGGGCAGCGTGCGCTTCGCCGGCCACGACCTGGTGGGCCGCAAGGAGCACCAGATCGTCCGGCTCGGCGTCGGGCGCACGTTCCAGACCTCGGTGGTGTTCGAGGAGCTGACCGTCCTTGAGAACCTCGACCTGGCGGCCGGCTTCCGCCGCCCGCTCTGGTCGCTCGCCCGGCGGCGGCGCGGCGTCTCCGACGCCGTCGCCGAGGCCCTGGCCAGGACCGGCCTCGAAGAGCTCGCCGAACGTTCAGCGGGCGTTCTCTCGCACGGCCAGCGCCAGTGGCTGGAGATCGGGATGCTGCTGGCGCAGCGGCCCCGGCTGCTGCTGCTCGACGAGCCGGTGGCCGGCATGTCCGGCGACGAACGCGAGCGCACCGGCCGGCTGCTCACCGAGATCGCCGCGGACCACACGGTGATCGTGGTCGAGCACGACATGGAGTTCCTGCGGCGGCACGCGTCCACCGTGACCGTGCTGCACGAGGGCAAGGTGCTCGTGGAGGGGTCGGTGGAGCAGGTCAGCGCCGACCCGCGGGTGCAGGAGGTCTATCTCGGGAGGAGGCCGAGCGATGCTGCTGTCGGTGAACGGTCTTGA
- the urtE gene encoding urea ABC transporter ATP-binding subunit UrtE has protein sequence MLLSVNGLESGYGRARVLFGVSLEVEPGRLVCVMGRNGVGKTTLLNTVMGVLPATAGTVTFDGRDVTGLKPHERVRLGMGYVPQGHQCFPQLSVLGNLLVTVEAAKQPKEAVDEALDLFPALKPMLRRSAGHLSGGQQQQLAMARALVTRPRMLILDEPTEGIQPSIILEIEAAIERLHAAGLAVLLVEQYLDIALRLADRFLILDAGRVVRTGDSEELRRDDVRRLLAV, from the coding sequence ATGCTGCTGTCGGTGAACGGTCTTGAGTCGGGGTACGGACGGGCGCGCGTGCTGTTCGGGGTGTCGCTGGAGGTGGAGCCCGGCCGGCTCGTCTGCGTGATGGGCCGCAACGGCGTCGGCAAGACGACGCTGCTCAACACGGTCATGGGCGTGCTGCCCGCCACGGCCGGCACGGTCACCTTCGACGGCCGCGACGTGACCGGGCTGAAGCCGCACGAGCGGGTCAGGCTCGGCATGGGGTACGTCCCCCAGGGCCACCAGTGCTTCCCCCAGCTCTCCGTGCTCGGCAACCTGCTGGTCACCGTCGAGGCCGCCAAGCAGCCGAAGGAGGCCGTGGACGAGGCCCTGGACCTGTTCCCGGCGCTCAAGCCCATGCTCAGGCGGAGCGCCGGGCACCTGTCCGGCGGCCAGCAGCAGCAGCTCGCCATGGCCCGCGCCCTGGTCACCCGGCCCCGGATGCTCATCCTGGACGAGCCGACCGAGGGCATCCAGCCGTCGATCATCCTGGAGATCGAGGCGGCCATCGAGCGGCTGCACGCCGCCGGGCTGGCGGTGCTGCTCGTCGAGCAGTACCTGGACATCGCGCTGCGGCTCGCCGACCGGTTCCTCATCCTCGACGCCGGGCGGGTCGTCAGGACGGGGGACTCCGAGGAGCTGCGGCGCGACGACGTACGCAGGCTGCTGGCCGTGTAG
- a CDS encoding AfsR/SARP family transcriptional regulator, translating to MEFRIMGPLEVRDADGADRTPAVPKHRDLLAMFLLNAGRPLTAERLRRLLWPREGGERSDSLIRGYVGQLRKLIGQDTIATVSGAYVLHLGDGRLDVDRFRLLVGEGAYEEALGLWRGEALEDLDPDGERWVETRRLREELEELRLLALERRVQADLDAGRHRELLAELRQLTKRHPLWQRFRGQYMLALYRSGRRVDALAAYAVLRDRLDGGHAIEPDPDLQLLYHRMLHDDVSLHVSAGPPVLLPPDVADFTGREDLLGEVVGGLVVVHGQAGAGKSALAVHAAWRARERFGDGILYADLRETTAPAAVLEDFLRWLGCPAQAIPAGLEQRERLFRAYTASRELLVLLDNATGEAQVRPLLSACPTVVTSRSPLGGLPGARRLPVGVLDDGAALELLARSSGRAADDGLRDLARFCGGLPIALRIAGSRLAARPEWTVGYLVRLLEDEHERLDRLHVGDLAVRSVFAIGFDGLPEAARLTLRGLGALSAPDFADWLTELLGGQAEALVDAGLLETHGVDVAGQVRYRLHDLTRLFAREQPVPGVLPKLAEVVLERVRASRFSLVSGDPATTVATRDIRESVEWLAAERGFLVSLVADLHAAGLDEPCWRLAHLLAPYLERQRFLDDWRAVTSLALVSARRSGDGEGLVLLDLGELHLAERDWARAEEMLIAALAKLAGQPRESARATRRLGRVHLELGRLEEAERTLLACLARAENQRDAADAEQALGMVLRRAGRLDEAADRLTTAVGRLAVLGDRHRQADTLLELSAARLAQGRKPDARTAAEQARSLAVRLGDQLLDAQALLTLAQVGRAEGAAGRAGELARAALEIFDRTGDLRGAANARSLLALLGRPSA from the coding sequence GTGGAGTTCCGCATCATGGGGCCGCTGGAGGTCCGGGACGCCGACGGCGCCGACCGCACCCCGGCCGTGCCCAAGCACCGGGATCTGCTGGCGATGTTCCTGCTCAACGCCGGCCGGCCGCTCACCGCGGAGCGGCTGCGGAGGCTGCTGTGGCCGCGCGAAGGCGGCGAGCGCTCCGACTCGCTGATCCGCGGGTACGTCGGGCAGCTGCGCAAGCTCATCGGCCAGGACACGATCGCGACCGTCTCCGGCGCGTACGTGCTGCACCTCGGCGACGGCCGGCTCGACGTGGACCGGTTCCGGCTGCTCGTGGGCGAGGGCGCGTACGAGGAGGCTCTGGGCCTGTGGCGCGGCGAGGCGCTGGAGGACCTGGACCCCGACGGCGAGCGGTGGGTGGAGACGCGGCGGCTGCGCGAGGAGCTGGAGGAGCTGCGGCTGCTGGCCCTGGAGCGGCGGGTCCAGGCCGACCTGGACGCCGGGCGGCACCGCGAGCTGCTGGCGGAGCTGCGTCAGCTCACCAAGCGGCATCCGCTGTGGCAGCGCTTCCGCGGCCAGTACATGCTGGCGCTCTACCGGAGCGGGCGGCGGGTGGACGCGCTGGCCGCGTACGCGGTGCTGCGCGACCGGCTGGACGGCGGGCACGCGATCGAGCCGGACCCCGACCTGCAGCTCCTCTACCACCGCATGCTGCACGACGACGTGTCGCTGCACGTGTCGGCCGGCCCGCCGGTGCTGCTGCCGCCCGACGTGGCCGACTTCACGGGTCGCGAGGACCTGCTGGGCGAGGTGGTCGGCGGGCTGGTGGTGGTGCACGGGCAGGCCGGGGCGGGCAAGTCGGCGCTGGCCGTGCACGCGGCCTGGCGGGCCCGCGAGCGTTTCGGCGACGGCATCCTCTACGCCGACCTGCGCGAGACCACGGCCCCGGCCGCCGTCCTGGAGGACTTCCTGCGCTGGCTCGGCTGTCCCGCCCAGGCCATCCCGGCCGGGCTGGAGCAGCGCGAGCGGCTGTTCCGCGCCTACACGGCCAGCCGTGAGCTTCTCGTGCTGCTGGACAACGCGACCGGCGAGGCGCAGGTCCGGCCGCTGCTGAGCGCCTGCCCGACGGTGGTGACCAGCCGCTCCCCGCTCGGCGGGCTGCCGGGCGCGCGGCGGCTGCCGGTCGGCGTCCTGGACGACGGGGCGGCGCTGGAGCTGCTGGCCAGGAGCTCGGGCCGGGCCGCGGACGACGGCTTACGCGACCTGGCCCGCTTCTGCGGCGGCCTGCCGATCGCGCTGCGCATCGCGGGCTCGCGCCTCGCGGCCCGCCCGGAGTGGACCGTCGGCTACCTGGTCCGCCTGCTGGAGGACGAGCACGAGCGGCTGGACCGGCTGCACGTCGGCGACCTGGCGGTGCGCAGCGTGTTCGCGATCGGGTTCGACGGGCTGCCGGAGGCGGCCAGGCTGACGCTGCGGGGCCTCGGCGCGCTGTCGGCCCCCGACTTCGCCGACTGGCTGACCGAGCTGCTGGGCGGCCAGGCCGAGGCGCTGGTGGACGCGGGGCTGCTGGAGACGCACGGCGTGGACGTGGCGGGCCAGGTCCGCTACCGGCTGCACGACCTGACCCGGCTGTTCGCCCGCGAGCAGCCGGTGCCGGGGGTGCTGCCGAAGCTCGCGGAGGTGGTGCTGGAGCGGGTCCGCGCCTCGCGCTTCTCCCTGGTGTCCGGCGATCCCGCGACGACCGTGGCGACCCGCGACATCCGGGAGTCGGTGGAGTGGCTGGCGGCCGAGCGGGGGTTCCTGGTGAGCCTGGTGGCCGACCTGCACGCGGCCGGCCTGGACGAGCCGTGCTGGCGGCTCGCGCACCTGCTGGCGCCCTATCTGGAGCGGCAGCGCTTCCTGGACGACTGGCGGGCCGTCACGTCCCTCGCTCTGGTGTCGGCGCGGCGCTCCGGCGACGGTGAGGGGCTCGTCCTGCTGGACCTGGGCGAGCTGCACCTGGCCGAGCGGGACTGGGCGCGGGCGGAGGAAATGCTGATCGCGGCGCTGGCGAAGCTGGCGGGACAGCCCAGGGAGAGCGCCCGCGCCACGCGCCGGCTCGGCCGCGTCCACCTGGAGCTGGGCCGGCTGGAGGAGGCCGAGCGGACGCTGCTGGCGTGCCTGGCGCGGGCGGAGAACCAGCGCGACGCGGCCGACGCCGAGCAGGCGCTCGGCATGGTGCTGCGCCGCGCGGGACGCCTGGACGAGGCCGCCGACCGGCTGACCACCGCCGTGGGCCGGCTGGCCGTGCTGGGCGACCGGCACCGGCAGGCCGACACCCTGCTGGAGCTGTCGGCGGCGCGACTGGCGCAGGGGCGCAAACCGGACGCCCGCACCGCCGCCGAGCAGGCGAGAAGCCTCGCGGTACGCCTCGGCGACCAGCTCCTCGACGCCCAGGCCCTGCTGACCCTCGCCCAGGTGGGCCGGGCGGAGGGCGCGGCCGGGCGGGCGGGCGAGCTGGCCAGGGCGGCGCTGGAGATCTTCGACCGGACGGGCGACCTCCGGGGCGCCGCGAACGCCCGCAGCCTGCTCGCCCTCCTCGGCCGCCCCTCCGCCTGA
- a CDS encoding Mut7-C ubiquitin/RNAse domain-containing protein, with translation MFLPVSRRQEWHEVTPDGTSTLGHHVESTGIPLTEVGPLTVSGRLVPVSYQLAPGDVAEVAAMPRPQPLPGDARFLLDVHLGTLARRLRLLGLDAAYHNDMDDPALVAQANAEHRVLLTQDRGLLRRRALWLGAYVRGSDPADQLRDLLGRFSPPLRPWSRCTACNGELDPVDKGEVAPMLESGTRRSYDAYGRCRDCGQVYWRGAHSGRLEEIVRSALSWAGGTTPG, from the coding sequence ATGTTCCTGCCCGTGAGCCGCCGCCAGGAGTGGCACGAGGTGACGCCGGACGGCACCTCCACCCTGGGCCATCACGTGGAGTCGACCGGCATCCCGCTGACCGAGGTGGGCCCGCTCACCGTGTCCGGCCGCCTGGTGCCCGTCTCCTACCAGCTCGCGCCCGGGGACGTGGCGGAGGTCGCGGCCATGCCCCGCCCTCAGCCGCTGCCCGGGGACGCCCGTTTCCTGCTGGACGTGCATCTCGGCACCCTGGCCCGCCGCCTGCGCCTGCTCGGCCTCGACGCCGCCTACCACAACGACATGGACGACCCGGCGCTCGTGGCGCAGGCCAACGCGGAGCACCGGGTGCTGCTCACCCAGGACCGGGGCCTGCTGCGCCGCCGCGCGCTGTGGCTCGGCGCGTACGTCCGCGGCTCGGACCCCGCCGACCAGTTGCGCGACCTCCTCGGCCGCTTCTCGCCGCCCCTGCGCCCGTGGTCGCGCTGCACGGCCTGCAACGGCGAGCTGGACCCGGTCGACAAGGGGGAGGTCGCCCCGATGCTGGAGTCGGGCACGCGGCGCAGCTACGACGCCTACGGCCGCTGCCGCGACTGCGGCCAGGTCTACTGGCGGGGCGCCCACAGCGGCCGGCTGGAGGAGATCGTGCGCTCGGCCCTCTCCTGGGCCGGCGGCACGACGCCGGGTTGA
- a CDS encoding TAXI family TRAP transporter solute-binding subunit, whose product MSMTRRSLLALPLAAAACSGGGPPGAELRLVTGQAGGAYGQLGDRLAGELRRDGLRVRVLSTAASVQNLTMMADGRADVGFALADTADDAIRVRRQAVAALGRVYMNYVHLVVPAGSPIADAGGLAGRRVAIGAEGSGTAVTATRVLAAARLARPAEPVRLELDASIAALRAGEVEAFFWSGGVPTPALEAAGREIRLVPLEAMVTVLRREFGPVYEHGTVPAGAYGAARPVATVGTPSYLMCRASLGEDVAYTVVETVFRARDRLQAPSAPGGLLDPRYAIGTGVVPLHPGAIRYYRSVYG is encoded by the coding sequence ATGTCCATGACCCGCCGGTCGCTGCTCGCGCTGCCCCTGGCGGCGGCCGCCTGCTCGGGCGGCGGCCCGCCCGGGGCCGAGCTGCGGCTGGTCACGGGGCAGGCCGGCGGGGCGTACGGGCAGCTCGGCGACCGGCTCGCCGGGGAGCTGCGGCGGGACGGGCTCCGCGTACGGGTGCTGTCCACGGCGGCCAGCGTGCAGAACCTGACGATGATGGCCGACGGGCGGGCCGACGTCGGCTTCGCGCTGGCCGACACCGCCGACGACGCGATCCGGGTGCGCCGCCAGGCGGTCGCGGCGCTCGGGCGCGTCTACATGAACTACGTCCACCTCGTCGTGCCCGCCGGCTCCCCGATCGCCGACGCCGGCGGACTCGCCGGGCGCAGGGTCGCGATCGGGGCCGAGGGATCGGGCACCGCGGTCACCGCCACCCGCGTGCTCGCCGCCGCCCGGCTCGCCCGGCCGGCCGAGCCCGTACGGCTGGAGCTGGACGCGTCCATCGCGGCGCTGCGGGCCGGGGAGGTGGAGGCGTTCTTCTGGTCCGGCGGCGTGCCGACGCCCGCGCTTGAGGCGGCCGGACGTGAGATCCGGCTCGTGCCGCTGGAGGCCATGGTGACGGTGCTGCGGCGGGAGTTCGGGCCCGTGTACGAGCACGGCACCGTGCCCGCGGGGGCGTACGGGGCGGCGCGGCCGGTGGCCACCGTCGGGACGCCCAGCTACCTGATGTGCCGGGCCTCGCTGGGGGAGGACGTGGCGTACACGGTGGTCGAGACGGTTTTCCGGGCCCGCGACCGGCTCCAGGCCCCGTCGGCGCCTGGCGGGCTCCTCGACCCGCGGTACGCCATCGGCACCGGGGTGGTGCCGCTGCACCCGGGGGCGATCCGGTACTACCGCTCCGTCTACGGCTGA